A region of the Prevotella melaninogenica genome:
TCGCATAACGGAGTCCTTCTATTCCAAGGTCTTCCTCACGATTCATATACTCATACTGCTCTGGAAGGTGCTGTGCAAACTCTTGATTGATAATAGAGAATGATCCTTCGTATGCCGTATCAGCCTTTTCTACACAGACATCAAACACCTTATTCGTAATAGGGCAGCCGAAAGTAAAGGCTATCAGCTTTCCATCTACCCATATCGTACCACCACTGGCACCTATCTCATCCCACAAATCAAAGACACGTGTCATAGAACGAAGTTCTTCAGAGAGTTCCTCGGTATTTTCACTTTCCTCCTTTGTGACAGCCCTCCAGTTTTCTTCTACAGCAATACACTCGGGTATCATCTCCTTTGTAAGCGGACGATACTCATAGTTAGGATAGCTCTTACGGAACTTATTACAATGATTTCGTTTGCCTTGAAGTTTCTTACCAGACAGAGTTGCCAACTTTTCACGAGTGTAGATGTAATCAAAATGGTCGCGATCGGGCTTTATAAAGAAAGTGTCTGGGAAAGTTTCCTCCAAAACACTAACCATATAAGAACAAACACCCAACAATAAGAAGGGATGACCCAAGGTGATTGCATCATCTCGCATCTGTCTAATAACAGCTGCAAAACGCTCACGCATAGCCTCATCCCACTTACATTTCCACACTGGAGCCATATAGGCAAGATGATGTCCCGTATAAAAACGGAACACTAAAAAGCCGTCAACCTCAGCTATTTGCGTGTTATATAGAAACCGCCAAGAGATGATATTTGCAAAACTTAAATCACAATTCATGCGGTCGCCACACAGCGTGTAGCCTTGTATCAATTCACGGTCAGTTGTCTTAACATCGTGAAATTTAATCATAACTTATCTGTTTTGTTTGAAACACAAAGGTATATAGAAAACCTAAGACACCCAAAGAGTAAATTGTTTTTATTACTACCCAATAAAACTTCATTTGCATCTTTTAATAGTATAACTCTTTCCTAACAACAAATTGCAATCAAACTGACAATACACTACAAGACTGTTAGCCCTCAGCACGATTGGTGTTTACCATGCGCACCACATGTGCGGAGCATCAACACCACATGTGCGGAACAAAAATACATCGCTAAAAAATACGAAGAAAAAGACATCTTTGTCCCTATTATATATAGAAGATACTCACAACGAAAGTAGATGGAAAATGATTGCCAACCTGTATAAACCTGTTTTATAGGAGAAAACGATAATTATGTTTGGAATTATAACTTTCTTTTGCTATCTTTGCATAGCAAAAACAGAATTTATAATAATTACATTTTAAAAGACATATATGGACTTATTAGAGCAAATCGTTGCACGTGCTAAAGCCGATAAGCAACGTATCGTGCTCCCCGAGGCAGAAGAGGAGCGTACCCTTAGGGCAGCTGACAGAGTATTAGCTGATGACATCGCCAATCTGATCCTCATTGGAAACCCAGCCAACATCCATAAGCTTGCCGAAGAATGGGGGCTTAAGAACATTGACAAGGCTACCATTGTTGACCCAGAGAACAACCCAAAGAGTGAAGAATATGCTGAGAAATTGGCTGAATTGCGCCAGAAGAAGGGCATGACAATCGAGCAGGCTCGCGAACTGGTTACCAAGAACAACCTCTACCTCGGCTGTATGATTATCAAGACTGAAGGTGCTGATGGTCAGATTTCTGGTGCTCTCTCTACAACTGGTGACACACTTCGTCCTGCTTTGCAGATTATTAAATGTGCGCCAGGTATCAGCTGTGTGAGTGGTGCTATGTTGATTCTTACACACGAGGAGCAGTATGGCGAGAACGGTATTGTCGTTATGGGCGACGTTGCTGTTACTCCAAACCCAACTGCTGACCAGTTAGCTCAGATTGCATATACCACTGCTGAGACTGCAAAGAGTGTTGCAGGCTTCCACAATCCATACGTTGCTATGCTGAGCTTCTCAACAAAGGGTTCTGCTCAGGATGCTAAGGACCGTGAGACTGGTAAGAGCGTTTATATCATTGATAAGGTTGTTGAGGCTACAAAGATTGCCAAAGAGAGATTCCCTGAGTTGAAGGTTGACGGCGAGTTGCAGGCTGATGCAGCATTAGTTCCAGCCGTTGCAGCTAAGAAGGCACCGGGTTCAAGCATCGCAGGTAAGGCAAACGTACTCATTGTTCCTAACCTTGAGGTAGGCAACATCGGCTATAAGCTGATTGAGCGACTCGGTGGTGCAAAGGCGATTGGCCCAATCCTTCAGGGTATTGCTCGCCCTGTAAACGACCTTTCTCGTGGTTGTTGTGTTGATGATATCTATTATATGGTAGCTATCACAGCCTGCCAAGCACAGGATTCTAAGAAATAAAAGTAGAATTGGAAATGATGATTTAGGGGTTCTGAGAGCATTTTAGAAATGCGCAAAGAGCAATAAGACGCTTATAAAACACCCCCTATAGCATCCTTCTAAAATAATAGTTCTTTATATGAAGATATTAGTTTTAAACTGCGGTAGTAGTTCCATTAAGTACAAACTGTACGATATGACAGATGAGTCTGTATTGGCTCAGGGTGGTGTTGAGCGTATCGGACTCGATGAGGCATTCATCAAAGTAAAACTTGACAATGGCGAGAAGAAGCAGATTATGGCTGACCTTCCAACCCACAAGGAGGGTGTTGCGCTCGTATTCAAGGTGCTCCTCGCCCCAGAGATTGGTGCACTGAAAAACCTCGACGAGATTGATGCTGTTGGTCATCGTGTCGTACAGGGTGGCGACCTCTTTGAGAAGAGCTGCATCGTAACCAAGGAAGTGGAAGATGGTATTGAGAGTCTTATCGACCTTGCACCTGTTCACAACGCTGGTCACTTGCGTGGTTTACGTGCTGTTGATGCTTTAATGCCTCACACTCCACAGGTAGTTGTATTCGACAA
Encoded here:
- the pta gene encoding phosphate acetyltransferase, translating into MDLLEQIVARAKADKQRIVLPEAEEERTLRAADRVLADDIANLILIGNPANIHKLAEEWGLKNIDKATIVDPENNPKSEEYAEKLAELRQKKGMTIEQARELVTKNNLYLGCMIIKTEGADGQISGALSTTGDTLRPALQIIKCAPGISCVSGAMLILTHEEQYGENGIVVMGDVAVTPNPTADQLAQIAYTTAETAKSVAGFHNPYVAMLSFSTKGSAQDAKDRETGKSVYIIDKVVEATKIAKERFPELKVDGELQADAALVPAVAAKKAPGSSIAGKANVLIVPNLEVGNIGYKLIERLGGAKAIGPILQGIARPVNDLSRGCCVDDIYYMVAITACQAQDSKK